In Gossypium arboreum isolate Shixiya-1 chromosome 3, ASM2569848v2, whole genome shotgun sequence, the sequence CGAAAGCACAAGttagtattaaataaaatagatatacataataaaatagtcgattcgtatttagtatttagtatttagtatttagtatttagtatttcgTATTTATTATTAtgcatataactaatatttttatcatgttcatatagTTTTAATGGACACCATACGAGAATCCAGCAATTCGGGCAGTAATTCCGAATGAATACTTTCAAAAtctgaacatttggcatgtaaAGGTCCCATTGGTCAATTATGCCATCATGGAGATGCACCAGTCAGATAGAGTATTGCGGAAATTTGGATTCCGACAATTGATTCCTGTGGCACCTGAAGTGCTCAATGATGAGCACAAAATCGATTTACGGTAGTTACATACGGATTGACCGAGATTTTGGTCAGCATATATCGAAATGTGGGAAAATCAGTATGATTACATACCTACTCGGGAACCGATCATCGTTCCAGAGTTAGCGTGCGTGCCGaaatacatgccatggtttaggatccatggcaagccatatttactGTCGGAAGATGAGAGGCGACTACAAATTCGTGTCTAAAAGGAACGATAGAGCCCTTTAAATCCAAAAAGAAGGGATGACGACGCGGGCTCATCAACAGCGCCCATACAATCACCAGGCCCATCAACAGCGTTCACATAGTCACTGGGCCCAACATTTCAACTGACGACACCCATATCACAGCCTTTTCAGATTATGCCAAGTGCGTATCCTAGCCCTTTTATGTATCCTAACCCCTACATGTTTCCTTTTTCCAGTCCTATGGCAGGTTGGAATGCATGGCTCGGTTTATCTCCATTCCCAATTACTCCAAGTGGACCGTCGATCTATAGGCCACCGTCGCATAAGGGATCGCATGAGGTGCTGTCGGGGAGCTCTTCTTTTTACCAATCCCCATTACCTTATGGGATTTAAACACCTTCGCCATGGGTGATGCAAATACCTCCGCATTCACTATTCTATCAATGTGGGTCATCCTCCCAACATCCACAACTAGATCCCCTGCCGGAGGAACCAGAATTCCCTCCGGAGCAATCATAACCCCTGCCAGAAGCTGGACAAAGGAGGAATCTAGTGCGTAACCGTCAACAACCCCCATGTGGCACTGAATCTGATTGGCATCAACATTGATTTTTTTTCAATATATTTGTACGAacttttttatattgtttcatttaataaaataaaagttgttttgaataaagtaattgtaatttacttttatatttttaataaaatagaagttcttttaaataaggcaatattttgaatatttttatatttttaataaaatataaataatgcaaTATAGTTTTATTACAACAACTATCAGCTATTTCGATTTGGACATGATCGACTTGTATGACCTTGATTCCTACACTATCTGCACAATTTCTGTTGGTTGGTTGTTTCTCAGATATCCATATTGTTACGTATTCTAGTCGAGCAAGGTTAACCCTTTGGTTTGCGACGCAATTCTCTATCTGGTAACAACTTAAATGGAGAAAGTGATACAGACGGCCACTTACGTTCATCTAGGACCAGTGGGAATATGTGTCTCCACACGTTGCACATGTATTCTATTTTGCACACTTCGTCAACATAGCTCATGGGATCCAGACGGAGATTTTGACAAGCTGTAATTATATGAGCGCATGGATAACGAAATGTGTCAAATCTCCCACAGTCGCAAGTCCTATTTCTCAAGTGTACGCGATATTATCCGCCAGTAATACCTTGGTGTTGTTTGTCAAACTCCGTCACATGAAACTATAGGTTATCTCGATCGTGACACACTGTGTGCATAGTGCTCGCCTATGCCttcgccttgttaatttcttgTAATACCTTCCTGCACCATACATGGCCTCCCTACATTTGGCCTTCATAACTCGCTGCTCACTTTGGAAATAGTGCCGCTAAACGAAAATATGTCTCTCGTACAACTAATGTTATCAGCAAATGGCGCGTtccttttaaaacaaaatttatgcattcagccaggtttgaggtcatatgaccatatcgtaggcCGCCATCGTATGTTTGTATCCACTGTTCGAAAGGTATGTTACAGACGTAGTCCGCGCTTTCTTCATTAACTAAACACAAAACTgccaacatctcatgaaaacggtTTTTACTTATCTCATACCCTACCAATATAAGTTCATAGCAAAAATTACATACCACTCTTCCATTTAGAATAAATTCAATATtacaaatgaaattatattaatagagattaaatacccatgttggtcacttgtCGTTTTTCACTTATAAATAGAAATTGCCTGTAGTAGTTGGACGTAACGTACCTTAGGCAATACCGATAGTGTGTGCGATGCTATAGGCTTCCCTGTCACTCAATTGAGGCTAGTATTATAGTGTCTTGATCCGATATAATGCATATATCAGGTTGGGGGCAGACATGCctccttaacctagaaagaaagaaatcacaGTCATTAGCTGACTCCCTCGGTGTTATTGTAACGCAATTGGAAGAATTCTTCCACTGTCATCTTGTGCAACAACTAGCAATAGCCGATGGGAATATCTACCAAACATAAAGGTActgtcaatttgtaccaatggcttgcaGTATAGACAGGCGTCTCGACATTGCTTAAAGCTCTAGAATAGACATTTGAACACTACGTATCCATGGAGCAATCGGTTGTTGTAGTATGCAAGTGCCATTTCAAGGTTTGTTATGCAACTTGGGACGTATCTCTTTAGCACTTGGCACCACTGCCACATTTCATTATATGAAGCATCCTACCCACTATGCATCTTTTCCAACGCCTTCTGCTTAGCTATCTAAGGCTTGTGGTAAGAGGGCGTGTACCTTATTTGGCTATGAATATTGGTAATTAAGACCGGCACTGAAGTTCTGGGATCTACCTTCACCATCGGTAGTATTAAGCTAGCTAACATATctgaatccatcttgggatgatcttgtaaaacacctgtcaacgaagtacgtcaaataatgcaacattacataataacaatattattcaaaaaccctaaataTTGTACCTCCAACACATGTATATGGACCTTTGTACGTTTTTATCTTCCACAACCCTATCCTTTTCTTCAACGAGGCGTagattttccatgaacatgtatCGTCTTGCACTGCACACTTTGCTTCAAACTTATCAGATTTAGATTTAACTACGTGGTAGTTAACCCCGTTcatgatgctatgttgtttcaatacaccaagaaaactatcattATTAGAAAACTCATTACCAACTTCCAATTCACCCGAATCTAATAACGAACTTGTATGATTACATGTTCTAtgtggtagatctggaaactctAATACATCATCTGCAGATAGATCGACATTATCCATGTGGGTTGGAGACGAGTATGCCTTGAATCGTGGATCTTTTTCTTCATCTGAACCttcttcaacatcttcaggtTTGGTTAGAATAGGCTCCGGTTCAGAAAATAATGTAACTTCTGCACCATCAGGGCTGGCTCTCGAGGTGGATCTACATCAGACTCATTATCTAACCCACCATCATCTGCAACGTACGAGGTCCCCTCGCCGGTGGATCTCGTAGGGAATATGTCATCCCTTTTTTCTGGGCATTTCATAACGTCCCAATTAGATGTAGATTGCCAACCAttagaagttgatgtcattccccaGTACGTATTTCCAGTATCAAACATTGACCCACCGaggtgcatgtcccatccactGACGGAGTGTCGTGTAGGGGTTGTGTATTACATATTGCTACTAAACACGGGCGCTTCCGTGTTTTGCAACTCACTAACAGAGTTTCGAGCAAgggtcgtgtattcctctcgaaCAGCAATAGATGTTGAAGTCGCAAATGCATCATTTGGCGATGAAAATTGTATATATAACTTAATATAGGGTGATCCACTAGCAAGATGAGTCTGCAGCATTGCCTCCAAGCTACGAGCACTTTTGATGTCGAACAAGTCATATGTCACAGGATCAAcagaagcacaaaatcgataccTAATAGACAAAACTTTCATTGGCGTCATTCCAAAAATTTTACACCTAATTCTTTTACGAAATTTTGTCAAATCTATGTCCTGGTTAAAAACCAGTCACATTTTATTCTCTGATAAAAAAAAGCCATTCTCGGTGTGACGAACCTctccatcatagtaaataacaacactaatacgttcactcatcttcaatttctattttgCTTAACGTCTCTAATTTTTCTTGCTGTAACTTATGCAACCTGAGaataaaatttggcttatttaTAACCTCAGGCCAAAtaggaactactgtagaaaaagagcgtccatgtgggagcttttttcagtacttttgctgacagtgcatcctgcttgaagcgtttttgacactatttgttcagaaacatcttctcaaaattattttatcagaaactactgtagaaaaagaacgtccacgtgggagctttttttagTACTTTTGCTgatagtgcatcctgcttgaagcgtttttgacactatttgttcagaaacatcttctcaaaattattttttcaaaaactactgtagaaaaaaagCGTCCACGTGGGATCttttttcagtacttttgctaACAGTGCATCCTTCTTGAagcatttttgacactatttgttcagaatcatcttctcaaaaatattttttcagaAATTACTGTAGAAAAcaagcgtccacgtgggagcttttttaagtacttttgctgacagtgcatcctgcttgaagcatttTTAACACTTTTTGTTCAGAAACAACTTcgcaaaattatttttttagataCGTCTTCTCTAATTTATTTTTTCAGATACGTCTTCtctaatttattttttcaaaaattactgtagaaattttttttattgctaatatattttttccataaccctaaacacaaaattattttaaaaaactaatccataatttaattaattaaccctaaaccttaatctaatttatttttaaactaataattaatgtaattaagcaacccaaaacccaaaaccctaatttttaattttttaaaaatttctaaatcttaaattctaaaccttaaactctaaaccctaaacaCTAAAACAATAACCTTAAATCCTAACCCTAAATGCAAAAAAAATCCTAACCTTAAAAAAAGGGGCAAAACTCTCCCCCAGAGACGCGCTTTTCTAACATGTCACCTGACATCGTGCTGACGTGGACGCACTTTCGAGGAATTCGGTGCTTtccagtaaataataaaaaagttgGCCCATttccataaatattaaaaaaaatggcTTTTTCTTGTAAATTGTCTGATTTTTTTTTCAtcgttaatttaatttaatttctttaataaaatatttttcatctggtttttttttggttaaaaataGATATGCTAATTTTGGCATTTTTCATAAATTCTTTGATATAATTTTTTTCAAGTCCTTAGACTTCATTGATTAAccatttttccaaaaaaaaaaaaaaatccatgtGGCAATATAAAATTTATCCACGTGTCAACTCTAGTTAGAGTTAACTTTGTTTTTGAAAGTAGAAGTATCGAGAGAATTTATCATTATCCATTTTTATTATTCTTCTTATACTTGCCTCTCAaaagataaatatttaattttgctaaagtaaattttttaactttttctgaatatatacataaaacaatATAATTGCAGTCTTTTATCGGTGGAACTTTCTACTACAATTATGTTGTATACCATTGTTTGAATTCTATACAATTAAGAACTACAAAAGTGGAAAGGATCTAAGCTGGCCCTTGGAAATTACATGGGCTTCTCGTAATGTTGATACAATCATCCAACTGAGGCATGTGGGCTATTCTCTTACCCAAAGAAACTGGGCCAGTAGACATGTTCTTTAGGGTCCGAATACCCATCCAATCCTCCATTTTATGGGCATTTCCGTCAATCCAAAACATTCAAATACAAATTCCCCCGTTTTCACAATGCATAAAGATCCCGCCTTAGCTCTCGCTCTGCAACTCAACGTTTAAAAAGAAAATGGAGAAGATCTGCGTAGCAGTGAGAGTAAGACCTCCAATTTGCCATGAAAATTCTTCTTCAACTTTCTGGAGAGTCGATGATAATCAAATCTCTCTTCACAAGCTCCACGGCAGCCCAATTTCCTGCGTTTCTTACGCTTTCGGTAAATTTTCATTTCCCAAATCCTTTTTACCTTTCCAATTCCAATTCTCAttccttgaattttttttttttgtgtttctaGATCATGTCTTCGATGAGAATTGCTCGAATTCAGATATTTACGAGCTTCTTACTAAGGATATTATTCATGCTGCTGTGGACGGCTTTAACGGTTTAAATTTTATCCCCTTTTTTAGCCCTAATTTTGATGATCTGGTATAAAAATTGATTAATTTGTATATGATTTacaattttatttatgttttaggaACTTCTTTTGCATACGGGCAAACAAGCAGCGGCAAGACCTTCACTATGAACGGTTCATCTAACGATCCCGGAATTATTCATCGAGCAGTTAACGATATATTTCAGAAAATAAATATTGTAATTTAACGAAATTTGGTTCTTTCCCGAAGCAGTTAACGACATATTTTAGAAGCTTTGGCTTTGATTTTCTTGTTGTTGAATTGAATTCCCAGATCTCTGATCGAGAGTTTCTCATCCGAGTTTCCTACATGGAAATTTACAATGAAGAAATTAACGACCTTTTCGCTGTAGAGAATCAGAAATTGCAGATTCATGAGAATTTAGAGGTCAGCCATTGATTAAACTTTGATGCCGTATCAAATGTGTACCATAATGCTCAAAACTAACAGATTTTTTCTTGTTTGTTTTAGCGTGGGATTTTCGTTGCGGGTCTTAGGGAGGAAATTGTGAACAATGCTGAACAAGTGATGAAGCTCCTGGAGTCTGGAGAAGGTCCTTTAAACTTCTTTTTTTTGCCATTGGTTTAACTGGGTAGTTGTTTCTTTTTAATAATTTGTTTAAATCATTTTCCTTACAGTTAATAGGCATTTTGGTGAGACAAATATGAATGCACGAAGTAGTAGGTCTCATACAATATTCAGAGTGGTATGTTCTTTTAACATATTGTTGAACATAAACATTACTATTTTACTCTTAATATTCGTTGTATTTATGTTACATTACTAGGTGATAGAAAGCAAGGGAAAGGATACAGGCTCTTTTGGTGATTATTCAAGCAGTGATGCCATACGCGTCTCAGTTTTGGTATGTACCTTATATTACTATAGACTTTCCCCCCTTTTATCTAGTTTATACCTTGTCCCATTAGTTTTATGAATGTTATTTTAATTCCTTTATTTGAAAGCAGAATTTGGTTGATTTGGCTGGTTCTGAGCGGATTGCTAAGACTGGAACTGGTGGAGTACGTTTGAAGGAAGGAAAGTATATTAACAAGAGCTTAATGGTTCTTGGTAATGTAATTAACAAACTTAGTGATAGTGCAAAACAAAGGTACTTGTTTTGCTTATCCTGCGAGAAGTAACTTATTTGTATAGAATAACTATGTTCTAATTATATGAATTATTGACATGTAAAGGGCACATATTCCTTATCGTGATAGTAAATTAACCCGCATACTCCAGCCTGCTCTAGGAGGGAATGCGAAAACTTCAATTATATGTACTGTGGCTCCTGAAGAGGTGCGCTTACTTTGACTGTATGTGGTTATTCAATGGCTTGTTTTTGGTTTTCTTATCTTTCTGAGAAGGGGAGATGAAAATGACTCTCAACTGAGCATTCTggtttaattttattatagattCATATTGAGGAGACGAAGGGAACTCTTCTTTTTGCTAGCAGAGCTAAACGAGTTACTAATTGTGCTCAAGTGAATGAGGTTGGTCATTTTCTTATATTGCACCACATTATCACAGAATATATGGATTTCCAACGCTAGCTTGTATATAAATCATAAAATCTATATTATTAATAGAACCCTTTGCTGAGTTGGTGTCACGGGTTAACCGGGTACCAACTCAGTTAGGAAATAAACAAATTCTTTACCACCACACCAATAATAATTCTTGagtaaactttaaaaaattaacttttaacaTAAAATGTTCTCTCACCAAATTTGTGTTTTAGACATACCTATACGTGATTTCCGCACGCATACACATTTGATAGGATTTATAGTATTTATTATGTTGTTACATGACAGAGTAAGAGTTCAAGTTTTCATCtagaatttttgttttaattgattTGGCATTGAGTTTGAAATGAAGTTAATCATAGTTTAACTTGTATCTAGGTTTTGACGGATGCAGCCCTACTGAAAAGGCAAAAGTTAGAGATAGAGGAGCTACGCAGGAAGCTTCAGGTGAGGATCAGGTGACATAAGCTAATATTAGACTTAAAAAGGCAATCTAAAATTGGTCACCTTTTTTCAGGGATCTCATGCTGAGGTGCTGGagcaagagatattaaagctgaGGAATGATATGCTTAAGGTtcattatttgtttatttcaaaaGGATTATAGATTTATAGTCTTCTAGCACCAATTATTAACATATACATTAACACATTTTTTATCTGCTTGTATTCCAATTTCAGTATGAATTAGAGCGTGAAAAGCTTGAAATGGaactagaaaaagaaagaagatcaCATAAAGAGCGTGATCGGTACATTAGAGACCAGCTGATGATGATCGAAAACCTAAGTAGTTTGGTTTCTGATGGTGATGGAAGCTCTAGTCAGGTATAACTTGTGCAGACTGCAAAATAAGAGTAAAGAAATTCCTATTTCTTTTCAGTGTGCTTCTAAATTCTGTTTGTGCTGCGTGGTTCCTAGGCCAGAAGATCACCTAGTTTGTGTATATTATAGCGATGTTACTTGGAAAACAATCCATCTATCTATCTTTTAGAACACTTGATTTATCATTAAAAATTGAAGTTTTTCATTCTGCTTTCTCGGCTACCCCTTTCAGTAATACACGTAATCACAAATCTTATGCTAATGAAGTACATCTATTCCTGCATTACATGTTCCCTTTATAACTTCCTCTACCATATTCTATTGACAGCAATGTCTAACTTTTATTGGGCTCAAACTTACACATGAAGTATAGGCCGTAAATGAACTGCGGTTGCAAGTATCATTTTATTTTGTCATCTGGAGATTTGGACCAACTGATATGAATTCTAAATCGGTGCAGAGCTAGTCATATGATTAATTATTAATGTATTTATAATCTTTTAGTTCGTCTCTAGGAATCCATTCTCTAATATGAAGTTTGACATCAAAATTGAAGCTGACCGATCAAAGAATTATTCATTATTTTAGGGTCAATTCTTCTTTtagttgttgttgttgttatttCTATGCTGAGGACAATTTATAAGTTTGCTTTTTGGCGAGGGCAGGGATCCATGAAAGAAAGCCCAATAGAAGAATGTAATAATAGGGGAGATGGTTTTAAAACACCTTGTTTTAGAGCAGCTCCCAAGGCCTTTGTCGCCAAGAGATCAAATTATTCACAGTTGCCAGACCTCAGTCCTCTTCCAGATTCTTTTAGCGATGTAGCTGATGAAGACACTTGGTTCAAAATAAACAAGGGTTACATAGCAGACCTGGATTCACTTCAAACAACACCTGCAAGAAAAGTTCAATCCTTTCCACCAGAAGATGTTACTCCTGTGAGTTGATAATTTCAAAGTCATTTTATCTTCCATCTTTCTATCCGTCCCATATGTGTTTTTAGTAATGCCTTTCTCTGTCATAAATCGATATTGGTCGTAATAAGGGCTGCataagttaaatttaattaatggTTTCTTTTTCAGAATTATTTGAATAAGAAATACAAAACGGAACTCCAAAATCTCAAGAGACGGCTAGAACTTGTCACTGAAGAGAAGAACGAACTCCAGGTCAGTACATTTGCTACTTGTTTAACCACCTTAGGGACTTGACATTTTCATCACTAAATTTCTGGACAATTCATACTTCCACTGTTTCAATTGTTGCATTCACAGAGAAAGCTTGCAGAAGATATAGAAGTGAAGGATAGATTAAAGGGTGATATATCTAAACTTAAACAAGAAGCATTACTAGCTAGGGAAATGCCTCAAAGGTTGTGTGATTCTGTGACAAGTTTTAAAGATACATACGAGGAAGTTTTGTCAAAGATGCAGGTCAAAATGCATTATGTTAGTCTAATTCAACTTTTCATTTCTAATTTGTATCAAAATATTAACCTCCTTGTTGCCATCCTTTCAAAACAGAGGTATACATTTGATGGGAAATCTTCAACTGCAAAACTGCTCCGTTGCATATGTGAAATTGGGTCAATCCTTTTCTCGACTATGGAAACTAGTATCTCCAACACAACGGATCGTCACAAATTGTCATCTGGGAATGACTCTCTAATACAAGAATACAACAAAATGCTTTCCGAAAAGCTAAAAAGCACAATTACATCCTTGATTCTATCCGAAACAGCAAGCTCTGAGGATAAACAAACCAAGACTCCATGCAGCTGCAACTTTGAGGTAGCTGCCTGGTCAAGATACCATGTAtccattttggttttatttttcgTGATGATTTTAGGATATTTCGTTTCGTTCTTCAGGACATTGATTTTCTGAACTCTTTTTGCTATATATTCTCTACATTTCATGGGTTGTGTCAATATTGTGTAGTGAGCAAAAATGGAACTCCAATAATTCCTTCGAAGTAGTGTTTGTCCTCTGCAGAATGAAAATTTCCAGGATGACCAATATTTTAGAACTACTATACATTTCATTAAATAAATTCTTAACTTTCTTGTTATATGATgtggaaaaatgtcgaaaattgatttttttaattattttcttaatgcTTATTTGATTTTTGGAAATTATAGAAACTATAAGTGAATTGTAAAGGATCTTGATGACGTACGTTTCCAAATAACCCTATCAGAACCCAAAGAAGGGCAAGGAGTAGGAATACTTACTATTTGCTTAACGACATCATCAAACAACCAGACGCGAAACAGATCAAGGTTCCAATCTCCATTAGACGTGACATCTTCATTGAGAGATCAATTCAAATTAAGATTAACATGCGCAAGAATATGCAAAAATAGAATATCTAAAGTAGGAATCCAAGAATCCTTCCAACAACGTATACTAGTGTCGTTACCTATATACTAGGCTAAATTCTAACAAAATAAAGGGCCAAACCTTGGAAAGAGACCTTTACAGATGCGAGCATTAGCTTCGAACAATAGAATTAGATAATTGTTCTTTCAAACCATACTTCGCTCGGAGAAGTCATACCTATAAGGCATTATCCTTGGAAACTAAATTGAACCCAATCTTCATAAGAAATGAAGTGCTTTGATCATGCAAATGTCGAAGCCCAAGACCACCACGAGACCGAGGCTAACAAATGGAATCCCATCCAATTAGAGCTAGCTTCGAATGTCCTCCCGAGCATCCCCAAATAAATTGCCTAACCATTCACTCGATTTCTGTGCAAACTCTCTTGAGTACCATTATGGAATGCATAAAATAACTAGGGATCGAGAAAAGAACATATTGAGCCAGTGTGACTTAGCCAGCCAGCGATGGATAATTTCCTTGTTTCCCAGTTTTGTAGTTTGCGTCGCACCTTTTCCACCACAAAGTTCAAGGTTCTATTAGTGACCCTATCATGAAGAAAAGTCACCCCTAAATAAGTTCCTAGCTTCTGAGTTTCTTGAAATCCAAGCAACTCACTAATTTGTGAGCTTAAATCACCTTCAGTTCCTTTAGAGAAAAAAATATTACTTTTCTGAGTACTAATCCTATGCTTAAAATACTCACAGAACTGTTGCAAGACATTCTTCAACACACATGCTTGCTCCAAGTTAGCTTTACAAAAAATAACTAAATCGTCTGCAAAGAAAAGTTGTAACGGCCCGATTTTGGGTccaatcggaatagtggttttgggaccactaatccgaggatggagaaattatttttaatattaatttatgtgttgtggcatgattatatgagagtatgaaaattttggtgaattaattttagcgatttcatgcttaattgtgaaagaggactaaatcgcataaagtgcaaaagttctattttgatagctaaaggtgtcaaatagatagagaactaaaattagaggtttttaaagagcaattagaccctaataCATAGGATGGCCGACCATAGAGATAAGAATGGTCAAAAAGTCAAAGATTAGGTAGATTTGGTGAATAAATTGgctttgaataaaataaaacaaagagagaattatatcatattttctctcatcttcttcccactgaaaatatcagccataagAGGGTTTttaagcttgaaaaatttcatcCACTTAATATCTTTACAAGTAAGTGACTTTAATGACTTTTCTTGAAAGTTTTTACATTTTTAGagcccttgtagcatgagctttctaacaaggggactattttattaaatggttgaaagtctggggttttaccatg encodes:
- the LOC108475171 gene encoding uncharacterized protein LOC108475171, whose translation is MKVLSIRYRFCASVDPVTYDLFDIKSARSLEAMLQTHLASGSPYIKLYIQFSSPNDAFATSTSIAVREEYTTLARNSVSELQNTEAPVFSSNISTSRASPDGAEVTLFSEPEPILTKPEDVEEGSDEEKDPRFKAYSSPTHMDNVDLSADDVLEFPDLPHRTCNHTSSLLDSGELEVGNEFSNNDSFLGVLKQHSIMNGVNYHVVKSKSDKFEAKCAVQDDTCSWKIYASLKKRIGLWKIKTYKGPYTCVGGTIFRVFE
- the LOC108474879 gene encoding kinesin-like protein KIN-7N; protein product: MEKICVAVRVRPPICHENSSSTFWRVDDNQISLHKLHGSPISCVSYAFDHVFDENCSNSDIYELLTKDIIHAAVDGFNGTSFAYGQTSSGKTFTMNGSSNDPGIIHRAVNDIFQKINIISDREFLIRVSYMEIYNEEINDLFAVENQKLQIHENLERGIFVAGLREEIVNNAEQVMKLLESGEVNRHFGETNMNARSSRSHTIFRVVIESKGKDTGSFGDYSSSDAIRVSVLNLVDLAGSERIAKTGTGGVRLKEGKYINKSLMVLGNVINKLSDSAKQRAHIPYRDSKLTRILQPALGGNAKTSIICTVAPEEIHIEETKGTLLFASRAKRVTNCAQVNEVLTDAALLKRQKLEIEELRRKLQGSHAEVLEQEILKLRNDMLKYELEREKLEMELEKERRSHKERDRYIRDQLMMIENLSSLVSDGDGSSSQGSMKESPIEECNNRGDGFKTPCFRAAPKAFVAKRSNYSQLPDLSPLPDSFSDVADEDTWFKINKGYIADLDSLQTTPARKVQSFPPEDVTPNYLNKKYKTELQNLKRRLELVTEEKNELQRKLAEDIEVKDRLKGDISKLKQEALLAREMPQRLCDSVTSFKDTYEEVLSKMQRYTFDGKSSTAKLLRCICEIGSILFSTMETSISNTTDRHKLSSGNDSLIQEYNKMLSEKLKSTITSLILSETASSEDKQTKTPCSCNFEVAAWSRYHVSILVLFFVMILGYFVSFFRTLIF